The nucleotide sequence CATTGATTAAAGCGGGACTCTGACAATGAAATGCGTTGGGCTCGTTTCATTCCATCCTTGAAATTATAAGCAGCGAGATTTGCAGTTTCGCCACCAAACTCAAAATATTTCAGTGTTACCAATTCAGATAATTTCCGCTACAACTTAACCCCCCACCTCCTTCGCCACTTCAATTGTTTACAGTTTTGCACTATTTCTGATGGACGTGTCAAAGTTATATCAGGCTACCGCTGGGGCGTCGGGATGTTCACTCCCTCAACCAACCTACTCGCATTGACCAAGATCCCAGCCGGTTCACAGGAAGACAAATTCAAAAGTCCGCTAAACAACTTCATCCTCCTCGTGATACATACACATGGGCAAGGTCATGGGTGCTAAAGTCACACAATGTGCAAGTTCATTAAATGCATTTTCCAACAAATAACGACTGTTATTATGAATCAATGTTTACCGTTACACCAAGCCGAAGAAGACATTTCAGTTCGAAAGAAATGTCACTAGATGTATCCAGGCCAAAACCTTAATGCCTTTGGATACTGTGGTTGTGAAACGTAATATATCAATGCAAATTCCCTCCTAAATAAAATCCATTGGCTTCTCAAGGAATGAAGTGAGACTGCTGAAGCCAGTTCGCCAAACTctattgagtaaaacacaaaatgctggaggaaatcggaggatcaggcaacatcttggaAGGGAATGAACAGGTTCATTCGCTTCACagctgctgactgacccactgtgcccccagcactttgtgttttattcaggatttaagcatctgcagttattgtaCGGCCCTTCCCTTGCTATCTTAAAACACAGTTCACGCGGTCCTCGTTTCAATAGCACTAAATGCTGCTAATACCGGCGCACCAAAAGGGATTGCTTTTGACAAGCTCCTGAAAAAGCAcccatttttaaatttaaaatcttTAAATTGTTTTCTGTAATTGCCGAGTTGGATATCAGATGCATCCGCTGCAAATTGTACGGGTGCTGATACAATGGAGGGACTGCAACCTTCATTCACAAATTAATTCCTGAGTTACGGAGGTTGCACTACAAAGAGAAGTTACACTGGCCGGGACTGCACTCTGAAAACAGGGACAATATCATAAATATTTCCTATTGTCTTTGACAGTTTTAGATACCGGGATGCCGGTTCTAGGCTTGGAATTCTAGAAGGGACGGGACGGTGTCAAGACTCAGGTTACAATAAATTTAGTTATTAGATGGCGCTGAATCATTTGGAATCTCAACCCAAGAGCGCTGTTGGAGCCCATGCGCCGGCTATGTGTAGCGTAGAGGTAACGTTATGGGCTTCAACGCATGTTCTATTTGAATGTTCTATTTGTTGAGACTTGCAACAATTTCATACACCAACCCCTGCAACGTCAATCGGAAAATGCTCACCATAGTATTTGCTGTGAAATAAAATGCGACGTGTACAGGTTTTATAATTACGTTTTTGGTATTTGCTGACAATGAGTTTTAGCACGGGAGTCAATTCAAAATGTATTTCCTCGTCGAACTTCACGGCGAAGATCCTCACAGGACATTGCtaaacaaacaatcaaacaattGTCTACATTCATCGGTGCGTCAGTTTTGGCTTCGATATTGACACAGCTAATTTGTTTTTGAATCTATCACACATACCTATGctacatccagacttaaccattCCCGTCTCCTCTCAAAGTTGAAACGCTCGGTAAGAGGATCATCTAATAAGTGACTCCGAGATCTGCTCCAACATTTTAACACGCAAAcatggagactgcagatgctgcaatctaaaGCAAACAAAAGCAAACTGGTGGACGAGCTGAGTGGACCAGGTACCATCTGTGTACGTAACACGTTGGAGTTAGGACATTGTCACGATactgggtctcaacctgaaatgcctccacaggtgctgcctaactcgctgagcTAGTTTGTTTATTTGCCCCAGGTTTTTTGTCACGCTACGCAAATGGAAGTGCAGTCCGTTTTCTTTAAATCTCACCGGAGGCTATTCACGTACCCTGTATTAATACATTATAATGGCATCAGTTTCCGTTTATATTCACAAAGCAAATTGCGGGTTTGTTTTATTCGCTTCCGTATTATTGCAAGAATTGGAGGTTGAACGTTTTGAAAATCGGTTAAAATTGAAAGCTGGTGATTAGTCAAAAGCCGTTTTTCAGATAGCCATTATTTTACTTACTGCTCAGATTCAGCTTGGTTCCTTTCCCGAATGTAATTACAGATGTTGCTACTGCACAGTAATAATCAGCGACATCCTCAGCTCGCACGTTGGTGATGGTCAGGTGCATTATATTGTTCGGATCATCCACGGTACCGGTGAATCGATCTGGAATTCCAGAAGCTCTGGTGCTCTCATACCACACAAGGACCGGTGCGCTGCCGGTCTTTTGCCAATACCAGCTAGTGACGTAGCTGCGCATCTGGGCTCCTGAGAGGGTACAAGTCATCTTGACCGTTTTCCCCAGAGAAGTCGAGATGGACGTAGGGTCCTGAGTCAACAAAATCTCTGCGATTGAAGCTGGTGAAATAACAAATTAATATTTGTAAACATACAATCTATCAGCAGAATGCAAAGAGCAGCTGCCTGGTGATTAGGTTTTCTACTTACTATGGAAGCAGAACACGAACGCGGCCAAAACTCGAATCCATTCAGACATGGTGAAGGAGGTGGCGAGGGTCAGAATCTAAACGTTTTCCGACAGAGGTCCGTTTCTGGTTCTTGAGAAATCTCCCCTTAAGAACTCCTCGACATCACAACGTCACCGAGTTTTAATTATTCATGCAAATCACTATCCACGTGACATCGAATTACTGGATCATTGTGGAGCGATATTGACAAATCATCGGGCTTTTTTCTGTGCTTGAGCgtagggtagagagggggggggggggggggggggggggggtatagttaGAATCATAGAGGAGAACAGAAGAATAGCAAACTGCATGGCCAGATGTAGGAACTGCTTTGTAGTCAGTGGTTAGGCAGGCAGATATATTTTGTGCAGAAACAGAAAATACTAGGGATGCTCAACACCTCAGAGAATACACGTGAAGGGAAAAAGGACGTGACCTTTTGTTAAGTCAATAAAGCTTCACCAAAACCAAAGAAACCagctcttcacagatgctaccgAGTGTCACCTCCAAatactgtttttgtttcagatttccaatttTCAACTTCGTATTTTTGATTCCGAGCTGGAAGGAATGAAAAAAAAACGTTGAAGATTTTACGAAGATTTTTGAAATTAATTTTAGCCTTAATTTGTGGAAACTTTATAAACCATTATTTTCTTTGCTGTGTTACCCATACAGATAACATGCTATGAATCGTGCAGGTTTTCGATGGCGCCGCATAAGCTTTGCGGCAAACCATCATATACTTTGTGCTTGGAGAGTTTAAGCTCCAAAACAGTTCtcaatgtgtatgtgtatatttgTAGGTTATAATACTGTGTGACGAGCTAACAATTCAGAGGACGCTCTCGCCATTTCCGTATTCATCGACATAGGACAGAAAGCATTAATACTTCAATTGTCAACTCGAAATGTTCGGGACAGATTGATGGAGAAGGGAAAAGAAATCGCGGAGTATCATTGCAATGAAGATATGTGAAAGACAATTGCGTTTTGCACAATTACATGAAAACACGATAAATCCTTGAAACGCATTTGACAAAACAAAAGGCCCATTGAAGGATTTATCATTGTGGGCAATAATATAGTGAAACATATTTCTGAATGGGCAAAACAACAAATCAGAAAATAAGGACACTTGGAAACTTTGGAGTTAAATTGGCGCAATTGGGTAGGCTGAGATCATTGTCGAGAAATTacagagtttagaaaaatgagtcatatagtcatagaaggctacagtgtggaaacaggcccttcggcccaacttgcacacaccagctaacaatgccccagctacactagtcctacttgcctgcgcttggtccatatccctccaaacctgtccgatcaatGTACATGTCTAACAATTTCTTAAACCAGTCTGGCCCGTGAGGTCATTCTGAGGagtggataggcacatagaaaacatagaaaataggtgcaggagtaggccattcggccttcgagcctgcaccgctattcaatatgatcatggctgatcatccaactcagtatcctgtacctgccttctctccgtaccccctgatccctttagccacaagggccacatcttaaatatagccaatgaactggcctcaactaccttatgtggcagagaattccacagattcaccactctctgtgtaaaaaacgatgttctcatttcggtcctaaaagactccccccttatccttaaactgtgacccccttgttctggacttccccaacatcgggaataatcttcctgcatctagcatgtctaaccccttaagaattttgtaagtttctataagatcccccctcaatcttctaaattctagctagtacaagccgagtctatccagtctttcttcatatgaaagtcctgccatcccaggaatcagtctggtgaaccttctctgtactccctctatggcaagaatgtatttcctcagattacgagaccaaaactgtacgcaatactccaggtgtggtctcaccaagaccctgtacaactgcagtagaacctccctcctcctatactcaaatccttttgccatgaatgctaacattccattcgctttcttgacCAAACAATACTGCACCATCTTGTCTCCTTAGACTCTATTCAATATATAACTATTGTTTGTAAACGGTTAGAGGATTTCCATGATACACCAAAGAATATAATGCGGGTACCAAGTAATTAAAAACGTTAACACAATGCTATTTTTCTTTGCTGGGCGATTGAATGAAAACAGAAGACTTGGAATGGTACTCTTTCAGTTCAACGCATCTTGTCCTTGAATTGGTACTGGCTAAATGATTGATATCGATGCTGATCAGTTCCGTGACGTTTTCGGACGTTAGATTGTATGCGGAAGTCACAAACTACACCACCAAGTTCCACCAACCATGTTAGCTGGACATTTGGCTGCATTTACATTCAGAGAGTAATCCGCTCTGAGAAAACGCGGCACAGGAACGCCAACTGATCCATTTGAGTAAAATGTTTCATTGCGTGTTTCCTTTAATATCATATGATTattaaaaaatattggagactTTCAGATGTAGTGAGTTTTTTTTACAGTTGTAATAGATGACACATCTGGAGGCGGGTTTTGCAATTTATTTCAGTGAAGTTTATGAATGGAAATTAGTATGATTCCTTCATCTAATCCAGTTAAATTCTGCAAGAAACACGTAATTATGAATGAAAAAGCTGTATATCGGAAATAAACAGTAAAGGCTGGAAACAGTTAGTAGGTCAGATGGCACCTATGACCACAGAAGTAGATGTGACTTTTCAGATCCATGGCGTTTGGTTTATTCGGGAAATCATTCTTTCACCGTCTCAATTATGTGGGCGTTTTATTTTAGCTGGCTTTCGATCAATTTCCTTCTTTGACTCCGTTTTttacctcccatttattcttcttcctcttctgatGCTATCCATAACATCCATTTGAACAGGGGTCCTGATCCGAACTGTTATCTGTCAATTTCATTCCTCAGAAgtagcctgccccactgagttcctccagcactttgagttcccCTTAAATTCCACCAAAAGCACTCTCTTCAGTCTCTATAAAGTGAACACTTTCATGTTTCGATGTGCGCTGTTCAATCTCTTTTGCACCACCGGCCCACACCGGGATCACCAAACAATACTGCACCATCTTGTCTCCTCTCTATTCAATATATAATTATGCTGTGTAAACCATTAGGGATGTCCATGATACACCAAAGCATATAATGCGGGTaacaagtaattaaaaaaattaacacaaTGCTATTTTTCTTTGCTGGGCGATTGAATGAAAATAGAAGGATGTGCTTTTCAGTAGTTGACAATTGCCGCAACCATACCTTTAGTATACTACTTAGTATTAGTATCATTTTTGAAGTAATGTTATTAATGCCTTGAGTGCAATCTGGGGATAATCTGAAACAAGCAGGATTATTACGGAGACTGGACGGGCTAGGTTTACacctgctggaatttagaagatcgcGAGGGGATTTGAATGAAACGTAAAATCTTGAGGAGTCTTGATAGAACATATTATTAAGAACACTatggcacaggaagaggcccctCAGCCCAGCAACTAGTAGGTATGTTATAAAACCTAcccgaatcgtggctgagcatctgccccaccccttgtgtgtgattttggcgctgtttagagggggcgggtttaaaacgcgatttttactaggctgttgcaatcgaaaatgttcagcctagtaaatcattaacggaaaatcgctgaaagaccccttcgcaaaaggtattattagtttttatggccttgtaaaatagttagagtagtttaaaaatcactctctcactccgcaacctctcgcagccctagggttttataaagcaaacaattaaaggtatgtaccttatttttacattaaatggggcatgtttataaccctgttattaaagttttctatagcgagtagctcattttgggctctttatatcccgcagtatttttctgggaatttgagggcacaaatccagcgcaatgtgaacgttctaaaccagcgcgttcacaggaacccactagaaagccgatttaaattgactttaagttacagcaattgaacactaaattccttccatttggcctataaattgatgtaaatgagatttaaaaatcatgttttattgtgaattatttgtgaatattatttggacacttgggctatttaaaaatgttaatcatttattaagaaatggatagatgtttagatctagtaaattgaagtttgaaattagctacaattgggtaactaactaattatatgctttaatttcaggccatccaagttagattattcaagtcagaatggttcaatctatgataactgaaaatttcattcagttctcttaatttttaagaaggttatgcgcttttgactgtccacgatcacagcttttttgttatgtccatagaaaatcaatagggaacaagatgctaatttccgagtatgaaaatggccataacttttttattatgaaagtgaattaggtgtcaaattaaacttattgttatgctttatctgatgggataaattgcagacttgattttttaaatctcaaaattttgtaacattgctacaactaGATGCCATGGCCAAccattatctgcctgcatataatcgatatccctccattccctgcatgtcaatACGCCTACACAAAAGTCATTTTAAACGCCACTAATGTATCTACTTCACGACTTCACTACCCACGACTGCGCGTTCCaagcacttaccaccctctgCGTATAAAcattgctccgcacatctcctttaaattcagAAATACTGTATCTAGAGGTCAGGATACTGCTTAATTTTAacggagggtggggtgggggatggggggatgggggatgggggggggggggggaggtggcatcCATTCATGTCAGGGATGAGGCGTTGGTTTCCCTCTCAATTTCTTCCATATATTTTGGAAGGCGGAAGTAGATAGATTCCGGCCTCTGTATAATCATGATTTTACACAATTTTGAAGTTCATTCTCCTCCTATGTACTCATATGTACAGTTGAGAATGTGGAGCGAACAGAAATCGGATTCATGTACATTAGTCTAAATAGGTGGATGTGGACTAAGGCAGATTCGGTGGTGCTTCTGCCTTGTAACTTTCTATGACTATTTAAACTTCCTCCAGTAGGTCTGTCGCCCCTCGCAAGGCTTCTTCACTTTATTTTCATCGACACGTATCAGCCTCATCCATATCTCCTGGTCCCCTCCCCGTTCCACATATTTTACTGACCCACTTTGCAGCAATTCAAAATATgtatgttttcttttttttaagttttggcGAAAGATCATCAGCGTAAACCATTAACCCTGTCGCtttctccatagattctgccttagTCGATATGTGCCATTACTATTTCAGATGTATTACATCAGCAGACTTTCTTTGCAATCAGGCACCGCACTCGTCTTCTTTTCAGAAGGTGCACTCACTCTATCGATGGAGATGACAAGCATTAAAGATCAGAGTCAAACCGCATTCAGGAAAATCCAGGGCAATTATTTGAACGAAACAGTTTTTTTGGCAGAGCCACACAATGACTTTATCATGCAACAGGGTTTCAAGTACTAATGCAAATTTCCCTCTGGTCGCTCACGATACAACAACATGTGTAAATGGTATAACATTTCCATCCAATGGCACAAAGGCATATTACATCAGATACATTTCAGAACATTTGCGCGAAACCGCCAGACACGAGAGCAAAgttatagaagcatagaaacactgaaacatggaaaataggtgcaggatgaggccattcggcccttcgagccagcaccatcattcattgtgatcatggctgatcgtcccctatcaataacccgtgcctgccttctccccatattccttgactaccgctagagctctatccaactgtctcttaaatccatccactgccTTGTCCTTCACTGTCCTCTGtgggagggaattccacaaattcacaactctctgggtgaaaaaagtaagGGATAACTCAAAATTGGACAATTCATACCCCCAACCcagttgttgtactagtttcactgtcttcctggtgagtttcactgtctgtaatgcccctgtcccacttaggaaacctgaacggaaacctctggagactttgcaggttgttgccggaggttgcaggtcgtggaagcaggcagggagactgacaaaaacatccaCTATCATCGTCTATctttctagtttccctttcccctgactctcagtctgaagaaaggtcttggccCGACACCCCTTTTcctcagagatgatgtctgacctgctgagttactctagctttttgtgtctatc is from Leucoraja erinacea ecotype New England chromosome 25, Leri_hhj_1, whole genome shotgun sequence and encodes:
- the LOC129709282 gene encoding immunoglobulin lambda-1 light chain-like, which translates into the protein MSEWIRVLAAFVFCFHTSIAEILLTQDPTSISTSLGKTVKMTCTLSGAQMRSYVTSWYWQKTGSAPVLVWYESTRASGIPDRFTGTVDDPNNIMHLTITNVRAEDVADYYCAVATSVITFGKGTKLNLSNPQPPAVSVLRPSEEEIAGKGTATLVCLVNGFNPGVVDIEWTVDGSARSDGVDTGRTQQDQDNTFSTSSYLTLPAAYWNSHELYSCVVKHETQTNPLETNIARSGCA